The following proteins are co-located in the Desulfobacterales bacterium genome:
- a CDS encoding 50S ribosome-binding GTPase — protein MIHEETLIKAEGRIAGLQQELESIIQALEPLTGWKPRASLLAQCRLISETLSSIAERMDRKLVVTIIGGVGIGKSTLFNAIAGMDDLSPTGHQRPTTRNFVVLCEQREDARFLIDDMGSETIRVVSGPDAHAFPNMILIDTPDTDSAENLRHHELIGQILHHTDVLLCGFSARNPKRRDHIDFMRPFVDAYPKDQLFVVLTECDRVLETELNDIIQDFRACLQTGWDKDVKRIFAVSARAFLKAPGWDETAMPLHPFNEYPALKSMLTDELNSPGAYISTRTKRCDHLMAFLRQQISASIRVPEIRA, from the coding sequence ATGATTCACGAAGAAACACTGATCAAAGCTGAGGGCCGCATTGCCGGGCTTCAGCAGGAACTTGAGTCTATCATACAGGCCCTGGAGCCGCTGACCGGATGGAAGCCCCGCGCATCCCTGCTGGCCCAGTGCCGTCTGATTTCAGAGACCCTCTCCTCCATCGCCGAGCGGATGGACCGAAAGCTGGTCGTGACAATCATCGGCGGCGTGGGAATCGGAAAATCCACCCTGTTTAACGCCATCGCCGGAATGGACGATCTATCGCCCACCGGGCATCAGCGGCCGACCACCCGCAATTTTGTTGTTCTCTGCGAGCAGCGGGAGGATGCGCGGTTTCTGATCGATGACATGGGAAGCGAAACGATCCGCGTGGTGTCCGGCCCGGATGCCCATGCCTTCCCGAACATGATCCTGATCGACACCCCGGATACCGACAGTGCTGAAAACCTCCGGCACCATGAACTGATCGGACAGATACTCCACCATACCGACGTGCTGCTGTGCGGATTTTCCGCCCGAAATCCCAAACGCCGCGACCATATCGATTTCATGCGTCCTTTTGTGGACGCCTACCCCAAAGATCAGCTGTTTGTGGTGCTGACCGAATGCGACCGGGTACTGGAAACCGAACTCAATGACATCATCCAGGACTTCAGGGCCTGCCTTCAAACCGGATGGGACAAAGACGTGAAACGCATCTTTGCCGTGTCTGCCCGCGCCTTTTTAAAAGCACCCGGTTGGGATGAAACTGCCATGCCGCTGCATCCGTTCAACGAATACCCGGCACTCAAATCCATGCTTACCGATGAGTTAAATTCGCCCGGCGCTTATATCAGCACCCGGACAAAGCGATGCGATCACCTGATGGCCTTTTTACGGCAGCAGATATCGGCTTCCATCCGGGTCCCGGAAATCCGGGCATG
- a CDS encoding 50S ribosome-binding GTPase, with product MQTDSENLHRSLSNLRRRLPEVVRQLQLTDEIDLSGWMNVLDTKLLPRIDPEFPLLVAVCGGGSTGKSTLFNSIIGCRLSAVAGKAGLTRRVLAAGHGSMMNRDDFLGILFEPFGCIPLPLTSAEDLIVTGPPVYVASDEINPNYILIDTPDFDTGSSGQYDNRDSARQVLEAADVLVFIFTNATYNNLDGQRFVSRMLTQIGRKKCVLVYRVYDSFTDEEVIEHAHVLAQNLYGDDFADYVLGYYRTSDCNEVASGDRLMELKPVDTPEHSLNDLLGRLTPRDIRGDYIHSALADAVQTARNSLEQCRLSHEKLLLYTDMCKVAKSRAVADSISSIPLHDIVAYTHELWCQTSPGLVKGLRRMGNIAGSPVKWLKNRFSQPLPEKTVPEDPGLTFESDCLKACNRFRSRLLDQTLSVNTTATDPNGAGMIRRTDRIRKLKDLKGRALPLCERASDQITLRITAEAHPAADEFKGPLTDMDWNMVRQSVEQAAGELGIMPEAIKAELKDHIIGFRGAMGRWNRYRETLFASLNAIPSALAVVYIFTTGDAVAGGTILAKISGLFGMHDLAALIALPVSTGLNEADRLQLQRLIRPVAEKWLEIRKNDLSRFFDTRISGDFFINIDKRCEQLSAMLESVENMITDIIHTGASLVHDSRRNTDQS from the coding sequence AATCGATCTTTCCGGCTGGATGAACGTTCTGGACACCAAACTGCTGCCCCGGATCGATCCGGAGTTTCCACTGCTGGTTGCGGTGTGCGGCGGCGGCAGCACCGGCAAATCCACGCTGTTTAATTCCATCATCGGATGCCGGCTTTCGGCTGTAGCCGGAAAGGCGGGTCTGACCCGGCGGGTACTGGCCGCAGGTCACGGATCGATGATGAACCGGGACGATTTTCTCGGCATCCTGTTTGAACCGTTCGGCTGCATTCCCCTCCCCCTGACATCCGCCGAAGACCTGATCGTTACCGGACCCCCGGTATATGTGGCCTCCGATGAAATCAATCCGAACTATATTCTCATCGACACCCCTGATTTTGATACCGGCAGCAGCGGGCAATATGACAACCGGGACAGTGCGAGGCAGGTTCTGGAAGCCGCCGATGTGCTGGTATTTATTTTTACGAATGCCACCTATAACAACCTGGACGGCCAGCGGTTCGTCTCCCGGATGCTGACGCAGATCGGCAGGAAAAAATGCGTGCTGGTCTACCGGGTGTATGATTCCTTTACCGACGAGGAAGTCATCGAACATGCTCACGTTCTGGCTCAAAACCTTTATGGTGACGATTTTGCCGACTACGTCCTGGGATATTACCGTACCAGCGACTGCAATGAGGTGGCATCCGGTGACCGGCTGATGGAACTTAAGCCGGTTGACACCCCGGAGCACAGCCTGAATGACCTGCTGGGCCGGTTGACGCCCCGGGACATCCGGGGCGATTACATTCACAGCGCGCTGGCCGATGCCGTTCAGACCGCCCGGAACAGCCTCGAGCAATGCCGCCTGTCGCATGAAAAGCTGCTGCTCTACACCGATATGTGCAAAGTGGCGAAGAGCCGCGCCGTTGCAGATTCCATATCCTCCATTCCGCTTCATGATATCGTGGCATACACCCATGAGCTGTGGTGCCAGACCAGTCCCGGCCTGGTCAAAGGCCTCCGCCGGATGGGCAACATTGCCGGCAGCCCGGTAAAATGGCTGAAAAACAGATTTTCACAACCCCTTCCCGAAAAAACAGTCCCCGAAGATCCGGGCCTGACGTTCGAGAGCGATTGTCTGAAGGCCTGCAACCGGTTCCGGTCCCGGCTGCTGGATCAGACGCTGAGCGTCAATACCACGGCCACCGATCCGAATGGTGCCGGCATGATACGCCGGACAGACAGAATCCGGAAACTTAAGGATCTGAAGGGCAGAGCCCTTCCCCTGTGTGAACGCGCATCGGATCAGATAACGCTGCGTATCACGGCCGAGGCCCATCCGGCGGCAGATGAATTCAAGGGGCCGCTCACGGATATGGACTGGAACATGGTCCGGCAGTCGGTCGAGCAGGCAGCCGGTGAGCTCGGCATTATGCCGGAAGCCATCAAAGCGGAACTCAAAGATCACATCATCGGCTTCCGGGGTGCCATGGGTCGCTGGAACCGGTACCGGGAAACCCTTTTCGCGTCCCTGAACGCCATTCCCAGCGCGCTGGCCGTGGTATACATATTTACCACCGGGGATGCAGTGGCCGGCGGGACAATTCTTGCGAAAATCAGCGGCCTTTTTGGAATGCATGATTTAGCCGCCCTGATTGCACTTCCCGTGTCAACCGGGCTCAACGAGGCTGACCGGCTGCAGCTGCAACGCCTGATCCGGCCGGTAGCCGAAAAATGGCTGGAGATCCGGAAAAATGATCTATCCCGCTTTTTCGACACCCGCATATCCGGCGATTTTTTCATCAACATCGACAAGCGCTGTGAACAGCTGTCGGCCATGCTGGAATCGGTCGAGAATATGATTACCGATATCATCCACACAGGAGCGTCATTAGTCCATGATTCACGAAGAAACACTGATCAAAGCTGA